In Flavobacterium sp. N3904, one DNA window encodes the following:
- a CDS encoding putative LPS assembly protein LptD, with translation MHTNLFNIVLLSIFLTLGSSNLYSQDIKKKQTTIPSNKQVVTPITVKDSMKNPIASTQNDTVRLDTIKVKKKILDGKVKYKSVDYAKIDQKKKLITLYDKAELYYQDVELKSGIIVMDYEKNEVYAGRIKDSLGNYTQYPNFKQGANVVEPDSIRFNFKTKKALIWNSRSEQGDFKIKAAITKKENDSVYFLKGARFTTAKDIDNPEYYFTTNKVKFVPGKKIVTGVTNMVIEGVPTPLFLPFAYFPLSKETSTSGIILPSYNDSNNRGFSLQNGGYYFAMSDHYNLTVLGDYYTNGSYGLGFQSSYANRYHYQGNVNIRFENNITSERGYPDYSKTKIYNIQWSHSQDSKANPNSTFSASVNLGSSEYFKQTVNQVNVGSSLNNTLSSSISYSRTFNSMVPQSRLSLTATHSQNTQTQVINMTLPTLQFSLDRMYPFAMNDGAKKGFFKNINLQYNLNGKNSFVTTDSLFFKPEMFRDAEIGFQQTIPLSTNFKIFKYFSASTSVNYDEVWYFNTINKKYNDQTNTVVTTDVKGFEAFRTYSTNTSIGTTIYGTFKFGDDKKIQAIRHVMRPAISHSYTPSFEKYYDTYATDASGSMLKEYTRFEGGIYGSPGVTSSNFVGFNLSNTFEAKVKDKDSTKTEAKKIMLLNNLNLQTSYNINATSLAWSPVRVSGGTQFFDNKLSANFGATLDPYAIDNSGNRINTFNINNGGSLFRMTSANLTMNYSLSSDGLKEKKNTQSQRNGGRSDDLFGSDIDLANVKKSQFDKEDEEGEDKVTEFFRSKLPWDMTFAYSLTYGNNNRENKIIGNSIMISANADLTPKWKAGISTGYDFVQNGVTFTQLRFERDLMSWRMDFNWTPFGTNASWNFYIGIKSGVLSDIKWEKRNLTN, from the coding sequence TTGCATACAAACTTATTTAATATCGTTTTACTATCAATTTTCCTAACATTAGGATCTAGTAATTTATATTCACAAGATATAAAAAAGAAACAAACCACCATACCTTCTAACAAACAAGTAGTTACTCCCATTACGGTTAAAGATAGCATGAAAAATCCTATTGCTTCTACTCAAAATGATACCGTTCGTTTAGACACTATCAAAGTAAAGAAAAAGATTCTTGATGGTAAAGTAAAATACAAATCTGTCGATTATGCAAAGATCGATCAAAAGAAAAAACTCATCACATTATATGACAAAGCCGAATTATACTACCAAGATGTAGAATTAAAATCCGGAATTATTGTTATGGATTATGAAAAAAATGAAGTGTATGCCGGTCGAATCAAAGATTCGTTGGGAAATTACACTCAATATCCAAACTTTAAACAAGGTGCAAATGTTGTCGAACCGGATTCCATTCGATTTAATTTTAAAACAAAAAAAGCATTAATATGGAATTCCAGGTCAGAGCAAGGCGATTTTAAAATTAAAGCAGCCATTACCAAAAAAGAAAATGACTCGGTTTATTTCTTAAAAGGTGCTCGATTTACTACTGCGAAAGATATTGATAATCCTGAGTATTATTTTACAACCAATAAAGTAAAATTTGTTCCCGGAAAAAAAATAGTCACAGGAGTTACCAATATGGTCATTGAAGGAGTTCCCACGCCTCTATTTCTTCCCTTTGCTTATTTTCCTCTTTCGAAAGAAACGAGCACTTCAGGTATTATTTTACCTTCGTATAACGACTCAAATAACAGGGGATTTTCGCTGCAAAATGGGGGGTATTATTTTGCGATGAGTGACCATTATAATCTTACAGTCTTGGGAGATTATTATACCAATGGTAGCTATGGATTGGGTTTTCAATCTTCCTATGCCAATCGATATCATTATCAAGGAAACGTCAATATTCGATTTGAAAATAATATCACCAGTGAAAGAGGATATCCTGATTATTCCAAAACAAAAATTTACAACATTCAATGGTCCCATTCACAGGACTCAAAAGCCAATCCAAATTCAACTTTTTCAGCATCTGTGAATCTTGGAAGTAGCGAATATTTCAAACAAACTGTAAATCAAGTGAATGTCGGATCTTCTTTGAATAACACTTTGAGTTCCTCAATTTCATATAGTAGAACTTTTAATTCGATGGTACCACAATCAAGGCTATCATTAACGGCAACGCATTCGCAAAATACCCAGACTCAAGTCATCAATATGACACTCCCAACTTTACAGTTTAGTTTGGATAGAATGTATCCATTTGCGATGAATGACGGTGCAAAAAAAGGATTTTTCAAGAATATAAACTTGCAATATAACCTAAATGGGAAAAACAGTTTTGTAACTACAGATTCTTTATTCTTTAAGCCCGAAATGTTTAGGGATGCCGAAATTGGATTTCAACAAACAATTCCATTAAGTACTAACTTCAAAATATTTAAATATTTTAGTGCCTCAACTTCTGTAAATTATGACGAAGTATGGTATTTTAACACTATTAACAAAAAATATAACGATCAAACAAATACAGTTGTAACTACCGATGTTAAAGGATTTGAAGCTTTTAGAACCTATTCGACAAATACGAGCATCGGAACAACAATTTATGGTACTTTCAAATTTGGAGACGACAAAAAAATACAAGCCATACGACATGTCATGCGACCTGCAATTTCGCATAGCTACACTCCCAGTTTTGAAAAATATTATGATACTTACGCTACTGACGCCAGTGGATCGATGCTCAAAGAATATACCCGCTTTGAAGGTGGTATTTATGGATCGCCAGGTGTTACCAGCTCCAATTTTGTAGGTTTTAATTTGAGCAATACTTTTGAAGCCAAAGTAAAAGATAAAGACAGCACAAAAACTGAGGCAAAAAAAATAATGCTTCTAAATAATTTAAATCTACAAACCAGCTATAATATTAATGCCACTTCTCTGGCTTGGTCACCGGTAAGAGTTAGCGGTGGAACTCAATTTTTTGACAATAAATTAAGTGCCAATTTTGGAGCTACTTTAGATCCTTATGCTATTGATAATTCCGGAAACAGAATCAATACTTTTAACATCAACAACGGCGGAAGTCTTTTTAGAATGACCAGTGCAAACCTAACAATGAACTATTCTCTTTCCAGTGATGGATTAAAAGAAAAAAAGAACACTCAAAGCCAAAGAAACGGAGGTAGAAGTGATGATTTATTTGGATCGGATATCGATTTGGCTAATGTCAAGAAAAGTCAGTTTGACAAAGAAGATGAAGAAGGCGAAGATAAAGTAACCGAATTCTTTAGATCAAAATTGCCATGGGATATGACCTTTGCTTATTCCCTGACTTATGGAAATAACAATCGTGAAAATAAAATAATAGGAAACTCAATAATGATTTCTGCCAATGCAGATTTAACCCCAAAATGGAAAGCCGGTATATCGACCGGTTACGATTTTGTTCAAAACGGAGTCACTTTTACACAACTTCGATTTGAAAGGGATTTAATGAGTTGGAGAATGGATTTTAACTGGACTCCTTTTGGTACAAACGCAAGCTGGAATTTTTACATAGGTATAAAATCCGGCGTATTGAGTGATATCAAATGGGAAAAACGTAATCTTACTAATTAG
- a CDS encoding RidA family protein, with amino-acid sequence MKTIIYTDKAPAPIGPYNQAVLKGNTLYTSGQIALDPSTMELVLDNIEVETKQVMENMKAVLEAAGMTFENVVKTSIFIMNMADFGRINTVYGSYFNEKTAPARETVQVACLPKNVNVEISMIAVL; translated from the coding sequence ATGAAAACAATAATTTACACCGATAAAGCTCCGGCACCAATTGGTCCTTATAACCAAGCGGTTTTAAAAGGAAATACTTTATACACTTCTGGTCAAATTGCTTTAGATCCATCCACAATGGAATTGGTTTTGGATAATATTGAAGTTGAAACCAAACAAGTAATGGAAAACATGAAAGCTGTTCTTGAAGCAGCTGGAATGACTTTTGAGAACGTAGTAAAAACATCTATATTCATCATGAACATGGCTGATTTTGGCAGAATCAATACCGTTTATGGATCTTATTTTAATGAAAAAACCGCTCCAGCTCGTGAAACGGTTCAAGTGGCTTGCTTGCCAAAAAATGTTAATGTAGAAATCTCTATGATTGCAGTGCTATAG
- a CDS encoding methylglyoxal synthase: MEIAIIAHDGKKEDIVKFLIKNREILQQEKIKLIATGTTGGKAEEVGFKTKRMLSGPLGGDAQIAGRVAEGKTQMVFFFKDPLSSHPHEADVNMLIRVCDVHNVPLATNEATAQLLLNAIALQS; the protein is encoded by the coding sequence ATGGAAATTGCTATAATTGCGCACGACGGTAAAAAAGAGGATATTGTAAAATTTCTAATTAAAAACCGTGAAATTTTGCAACAAGAAAAGATAAAACTCATTGCTACAGGTACTACCGGAGGCAAAGCGGAAGAAGTAGGTTTTAAAACAAAACGTATGCTTTCTGGACCTTTGGGAGGTGATGCACAAATTGCAGGAAGAGTTGCTGAAGGGAAGACACAGATGGTTTTCTTTTTTAAAGATCCACTTTCAAGTCATCCTCATGAAGCAGATGTCAATATGCTAATACGTGTTTGCGATGTTCATAATGTGCCATTGGCAACCAATGAAGCAACGGCACAATTATTATTAAATGCTATAGCACTGCAATCATAG
- a CDS encoding N-acetylglucosamine kinase — MKLIVDSGSTKADWIAIDEDGKVMFTTQTLGLNPEILNGDEIVDRLNDRFDILQNKKTATHLFFYGAGCGTDRMKSMLSQIFQVYFPNAVVIVEEDTYAAVFATTPKGEKAIVSILGTGSNCSYFDGKVLEQKVQSLGYIVMDDCSGNVFGKELIRKYYFNKMPKELAEVFEKEYDLSPDYVKNKLYKEPNPNAYLATFAKFLIQNKEHEFCRKIIFKAMKSFIKNYIKQFENCKEVPVHFVGSIAFYLKDELAEIFEKYELQLGNVLRRPIDGLIAYHVANK, encoded by the coding sequence ATGAAATTAATAGTTGATAGTGGTTCTACTAAAGCAGATTGGATTGCGATAGATGAAGACGGAAAAGTAATGTTTACTACACAAACATTAGGATTAAATCCAGAAATTCTTAACGGTGATGAAATTGTTGATAGATTAAATGACCGTTTTGATATATTACAAAATAAAAAAACAGCTACTCATCTTTTCTTTTATGGTGCCGGTTGTGGTACTGACAGAATGAAGAGCATGCTTTCTCAAATATTTCAAGTTTATTTCCCAAATGCAGTAGTTATCGTAGAAGAAGATACTTACGCGGCAGTGTTTGCAACTACTCCAAAAGGAGAAAAAGCAATTGTAAGCATATTAGGTACTGGTTCAAACTGTAGCTATTTTGATGGTAAAGTTCTGGAACAAAAAGTACAATCACTGGGTTACATCGTTATGGATGACTGTAGCGGAAATGTATTTGGAAAAGAATTAATAAGAAAATATTATTTCAATAAAATGCCAAAAGAATTGGCTGAAGTTTTTGAAAAAGAGTATGATTTGAGCCCAGATTATGTAAAAAACAAATTATATAAAGAGCCAAACCCAAATGCCTATTTAGCCACTTTTGCTAAATTTTTGATTCAAAATAAAGAACATGAATTTTGTAGAAAAATAATTTTTAAAGCAATGAAATCTTTCATTAAAAATTATATTAAGCAATTCGAAAATTGTAAAGAAGTACCAGTTCATTTTGTAGGCTCGATTGCTTTTTATTTGAAAGATGAATTGGCCGAAATATTTGAAAAATATGAATTGCAATTGGGTAATGTATTAAGAAGACCTATAGACGGACTTATTGCTTATCATGTTGCCAACAAATAA
- the gap gene encoding type I glyceraldehyde-3-phosphate dehydrogenase — MSKVKLGINGFGRIGRIVFRETFNRDNVEVVAINDLLDVDHLAYLLKYDSVHGRFNGTVEVKEGKLFVNGKNIRITAERNPADLKWNEVDVDVVAECTGIFTTIETANEHIKGGAKKVIISAPSADAPMFVMGVNHETAKASDTVVSNASCTTNCLAPLAKVIHDNFGIVEALMTTVHATTSTQMTADGPSRKDWRGGRAASVNIIPSSTGAAKAVGKVIPDLNGKLTGMSFRVPTVDVSVVDLTVKVAKETSYEEIMAVLKKASETTMKGILGYTEDAVVSQDFISDTRTSIVDATAGIGLNSTFFKLVSWYDNEYGYSSKLIDLAVHITSLK, encoded by the coding sequence ATGTCAAAAGTAAAATTAGGAATAAACGGATTTGGTAGAATTGGAAGAATTGTATTTAGAGAAACTTTCAATAGAGATAACGTAGAAGTAGTTGCAATCAACGATTTATTAGATGTAGATCACTTAGCATACTTATTGAAATATGATTCAGTTCATGGTCGTTTTAACGGAACTGTAGAAGTAAAAGAAGGTAAACTTTTCGTAAACGGAAAAAACATCCGTATCACTGCCGAAAGAAACCCTGCAGATTTAAAATGGAATGAAGTTGATGTTGATGTAGTAGCTGAATGTACAGGTATCTTTACAACTATTGAAACTGCAAATGAGCACATTAAAGGTGGTGCGAAAAAAGTAATTATCTCTGCTCCATCTGCAGATGCTCCAATGTTTGTAATGGGTGTAAACCACGAAACTGCAAAAGCTTCAGATACTGTAGTTTCTAATGCTTCTTGTACTACAAACTGTTTGGCACCTTTGGCTAAAGTTATTCACGATAATTTCGGAATTGTTGAAGCTTTAATGACAACTGTACACGCTACAACTTCAACTCAAATGACAGCTGATGGTCCTTCTAGAAAAGACTGGAGAGGTGGACGTGCAGCAAGCGTAAACATCATTCCATCATCAACAGGTGCAGCAAAAGCTGTAGGGAAAGTTATTCCTGATTTGAATGGAAAATTAACTGGTATGTCTTTCCGTGTTCCTACTGTTGACGTTTCTGTGGTTGATTTGACTGTGAAAGTTGCAAAAGAAACTTCTTATGAGGAAATTATGGCTGTCTTGAAAAAAGCTTCTGAAACTACAATGAAAGGTATTTTAGGATATACTGAAGATGCTGTTGTATCTCAAGATTTTATTTCTGACACAAGAACTTCAATCGTTGATGCTACAGCAGGAATTGGTTTAAATTCAACTTTCTTCAAATTGGTATCTTGGTATGACAATGAATACGGATATTCAAGTAAATTAATTGACTTGGCTGTACATATTACGTCATTAAAATAA
- the pfkA gene encoding 6-phosphofructokinase: MSKTIKKIGVLTSGGDSPGMNAAIRSVVRTCAFHNIGCVGIYRGYQGMIEGDFKEMGPRSVNNIVNKGGTILKSARSMDFKTPEGREKAHKNLVKAGIDALVVIGGDGSFTGALLFNSEYNFPVIGIPGTIDNDIFGTSHTLGYDTALNTVVEVIDKIRDTASSHNRLFLIEVMGRDAGHIALNAGIGAGAEEILIPEEDLGLDRLLDSLRKSKAAGKSSSIVVIAEGDKIGKTVFELKDYVESNFPEYDVRVSVLGHMQRGGAPSCFDRVLASRLGVKAVESLLEGKSNFMVGLLCDKIELTPLEQAIKGHTEIDQELLRVSDIMSI, from the coding sequence ATGTCAAAAACAATAAAAAAGATAGGTGTTCTTACTTCTGGAGGAGACTCACCGGGTATGAATGCAGCTATTAGATCGGTTGTACGAACATGTGCTTTTCATAACATAGGATGTGTTGGTATTTATAGAGGATATCAAGGAATGATAGAAGGGGATTTTAAAGAAATGGGGCCCCGAAGTGTAAATAACATTGTGAATAAAGGAGGGACTATTTTAAAATCTGCACGGTCAATGGATTTTAAAACTCCTGAAGGACGAGAAAAAGCACATAAAAATTTAGTTAAAGCAGGAATTGACGCTTTGGTAGTAATAGGTGGTGACGGTTCTTTTACCGGAGCATTATTATTTAATTCAGAATATAACTTTCCGGTAATAGGAATTCCAGGAACAATCGATAATGATATATTTGGTACAAGTCATACCTTAGGTTATGATACGGCTTTGAATACGGTTGTTGAAGTAATTGACAAAATTCGCGATACAGCAAGTTCCCACAATAGATTATTTCTTATTGAGGTTATGGGACGTGATGCAGGACATATTGCATTGAATGCCGGTATTGGTGCTGGTGCTGAAGAAATTCTTATACCAGAAGAAGATTTAGGTTTAGATCGTTTACTTGATTCGTTGAGAAAAAGTAAAGCAGCAGGAAAATCATCCAGTATTGTGGTTATTGCCGAAGGGGATAAAATTGGTAAAACCGTTTTTGAACTTAAGGATTACGTAGAATCTAATTTTCCAGAATACGATGTTCGTGTATCTGTTTTAGGGCACATGCAACGTGGTGGTGCACCGTCATGTTTTGATAGAGTTTTGGCCAGTCGCCTTGGTGTAAAAGCTGTTGAATCTTTATTGGAAGGAAAATCAAATTTTATGGTAGGTTTATTATGTGATAAAATTGAACTGACACCATTAGAACAAGCAATAAAAGGACATACTGAAATAGATCAGGAATTACTTCGTGTTTCAGATATTATGTCTATTTAA
- a CDS encoding translocation/assembly module TamB domain-containing protein encodes MKSINDDFGLNMNIDEVQLTVFGGVKFKKVLILDHHNDTLIYTKRINTTILGAKRLLDGDLIFGDLIMDGVVFNLKTYKKEKKTNLDYFIDAFGPPSKTPSEKHFLLTASKIDLSNGHFILTDENNETPKAVDFTRLNISVANFKIYGPEVYANIQKMSFLDHRGLYVENVKGLYSFTQQHMKLEKMELKTKESSVKGNVTLNYAIEDFSDFQNKVEFDFKIDKATLASNDIRCFYDELAKYQYFRMKAHITGPLNNLKFLDLSLKDNRNTQLEGFINFKNLLGDKDQKFYMNGKFDKLTTNYDDLIRILPNVLGPKLPIILKKLGDISIVGNSQITTTSIHANLAMTTSLGHVKSNFSIKDMDQSDKAAYVGYVVLNDFNIGNFLDNKDLSKVSLNIDVDGKGFSEKYLNTSLKGVVSNMDYNGYNYKNINLNGNFKLPLYKGTVTVNDPNLKMNFDGLVDLSQKEKKYDFQIKIDKAELHKLKFVNDTISQFKGDIIVDLQGNTIEDIHGNIYVNTANYTNSKDNYEFDDFNINSSFDEKRIRTIKVTSPDIADGEIVGKYKFSELKSLVSNSLGSLYTNYKPLKVNKGQFLKFNFNVYSKIVEVFFPEIKISENTIVRGNINSDINEFKFNFNSPVITASDNTFDNIRISIDNKNPLYNAYIELDSIKTKMYKIRDFSLINVTSKDTLFFRTEFKGGSKGEDYFNLDLYHTINKENKNVVGFSKSEIKLKNSLWFLNELNKPNNRIVFDKELKEFNLEDFILSNKRQEISLNGLFRGKDYKDFKVKFKDVNVNEFTSAQESFKIFGNLNGEVNYKQNKLEYEPTASLVIDSLNVNDYDLGVLNFNIKGDKEFKKFLVYSTIENKMFESFSADGSFEIENKDTNFDLNLKFDQFNLATLSSLGGDVISNIRGLVSGNATIGGSVKKPEINGRLYVNEGGLTIPYLNVDYALNEKTIIDLTGEKFLFRNTILTDTKYKSSGILNGVVEHKNFSDWKLDLTINSKRLVALDTKDSEDAAYFGTAFINGTATIKGPADGLFIKVDAKSEKGTAVKIPINNAESVGENSFIHFVTPKEKYNLENGIIEKTKNYNGLELEFDLEITPNAEVEVILDRNSGHGMKGRGNGNLLLKINTLGKFNMWGDFLPFDGTYNFKYGGLIDKKFKIKKGGSIIWEGNPMKAQLNLEAVYKTAANPAILIANSSVNKKVEVDVVIGIRGDLASPEPDFMIEFPTITSVLKSELETELADKDIRQTQALYLLSTGNFLSPDGSNQAVASSLYETATSMLGDIVQSKDEKFEMNFNIVSPDNRPSTQTDGRFEAIVSSKVNERITINGKIGVPFGGVNESAVVGDIDVKYRINEDGTFNFHAFNKENDINYVGQDIGYTQGLGITYEVDFDTFTELVDKMFKGNKKLKSEGKKEKVDNSDSNLNPDFINFSKPKSPNTDTPKVNQDATLPEED; translated from the coding sequence ATGAAAAGCATCAATGATGATTTTGGTCTTAATATGAATATTGATGAAGTGCAGTTAACTGTTTTTGGTGGTGTAAAATTTAAAAAAGTTTTGATTTTAGACCACCATAATGATACTTTAATTTATACCAAAAGAATAAATACCACAATACTTGGAGCCAAACGATTATTAGACGGAGACTTAATTTTTGGGGATTTGATTATGGACGGAGTAGTTTTTAATCTAAAGACTTACAAAAAAGAGAAGAAAACCAATCTTGATTATTTTATTGACGCTTTTGGTCCTCCAAGCAAAACACCATCAGAAAAACATTTTTTATTAACAGCATCAAAAATTGATTTGTCAAATGGACATTTTATATTAACGGATGAAAATAATGAAACTCCAAAAGCAGTCGATTTTACACGATTGAATATTTCTGTAGCGAATTTTAAAATATATGGACCCGAAGTGTATGCCAATATTCAAAAAATGTCTTTCTTGGATCATAGAGGTTTGTATGTAGAAAACGTAAAAGGACTTTACAGTTTTACACAGCAACATATGAAACTTGAGAAAATGGAGTTAAAAACCAAGGAATCAAGTGTGAAGGGCAATGTAACTTTGAACTATGCAATTGAAGATTTCTCCGATTTTCAAAATAAAGTAGAGTTCGATTTTAAAATAGATAAAGCAACTTTAGCTTCAAATGATATTCGCTGTTTTTATGATGAATTGGCAAAATATCAATATTTTAGAATGAAAGCCCATATTACGGGCCCGTTAAACAATCTAAAATTTTTGGATTTAAGTTTGAAAGACAATAGAAATACCCAATTAGAGGGGTTTATTAATTTTAAAAATCTGTTGGGAGACAAAGATCAAAAATTTTATATGAATGGGAAGTTTGATAAACTGACTACCAATTATGATGATTTGATTCGTATTCTTCCAAATGTTTTGGGTCCGAAATTGCCAATTATACTCAAAAAATTAGGCGATATATCAATAGTTGGGAATTCACAAATTACAACAACTTCAATCCATGCAAACCTTGCAATGACTACTTCATTAGGCCATGTTAAGTCAAATTTTTCTATTAAGGATATGGATCAAAGTGATAAAGCTGCATATGTAGGTTATGTTGTTTTGAATGATTTTAATATTGGTAATTTTTTAGATAACAAAGATTTATCTAAAGTAAGCTTAAATATTGATGTTGACGGAAAAGGATTTTCTGAAAAATATTTGAATACATCTCTAAAAGGAGTCGTTTCAAATATGGATTACAATGGGTATAATTATAAAAATATCAATCTAAACGGGAATTTTAAATTGCCTTTATATAAAGGTACAGTTACTGTAAACGACCCAAATCTAAAAATGAATTTTGATGGCTTGGTCGATTTGAGCCAAAAAGAGAAAAAGTATGATTTTCAAATAAAAATTGACAAAGCGGAGTTGCATAAATTAAAATTTGTAAATGATACTATTTCGCAATTTAAAGGAGACATAATTGTCGATTTACAAGGGAATACTATCGAGGATATTCATGGTAATATTTATGTAAATACGGCAAACTACACCAATTCTAAAGACAATTATGAGTTTGATGATTTTAATATAAATTCTAGTTTTGATGAAAAAAGAATACGAACAATCAAAGTAACTTCGCCTGATATTGCGGATGGAGAAATTGTTGGCAAGTATAAGTTTTCAGAATTAAAAAGTCTTGTTTCAAATTCACTCGGAAGTTTATATACAAATTACAAACCTCTGAAAGTGAATAAAGGCCAGTTTTTAAAATTCAATTTTAATGTATACAGTAAAATTGTTGAAGTTTTTTTTCCTGAAATAAAAATTAGTGAAAACACCATTGTAAGAGGAAACATAAATTCCGATATTAATGAATTTAAATTTAATTTTAATTCGCCAGTAATTACTGCCTCTGATAATACATTTGATAATATCAGGATTTCTATTGATAACAAAAATCCACTTTATAATGCTTACATCGAATTGGACAGTATTAAAACCAAGATGTATAAGATTAGGGATTTTAGTTTAATAAATGTCACTTCAAAAGACACTTTATTCTTCCGTACAGAATTTAAAGGAGGTTCAAAAGGGGAAGATTATTTTAATCTGGATTTATATCATACGATTAATAAAGAAAATAAAAATGTTGTTGGTTTTAGTAAATCGGAAATTAAACTCAAAAACAGTTTGTGGTTTTTGAACGAATTGAACAAGCCAAACAATAGAATTGTATTTGATAAAGAATTGAAAGAATTCAACTTAGAGGATTTTATTTTATCGAATAAAAGGCAGGAAATTTCACTTAATGGACTCTTCAGGGGTAAAGATTATAAAGATTTTAAAGTAAAGTTTAAAGATGTAAATGTTAATGAGTTTACATCTGCTCAAGAGAGTTTTAAAATTTTCGGAAATTTAAATGGGGAAGTAAATTATAAGCAAAACAAGCTTGAATACGAACCAACTGCTTCACTAGTAATTGATAGTCTGAATGTAAATGATTATGATCTGGGTGTTTTAAATTTTAATATAAAAGGAGACAAGGAGTTTAAAAAGTTTCTTGTATACTCAACTATTGAAAATAAAATGTTTGAATCTTTTAGTGCCGATGGTAGTTTTGAGATTGAAAACAAGGATACCAATTTTGATTTAAATTTAAAGTTTGACCAATTTAATTTGGCTACTTTGAGCTCTTTAGGTGGAGATGTAATTTCGAATATACGAGGACTTGTTTCTGGAAATGCAACTATAGGCGGAAGTGTAAAAAAACCTGAAATAAATGGGCGTCTTTATGTGAATGAAGGAGGTTTGACGATTCCGTATCTGAATGTTGATTACGCATTAAACGAGAAAACAATAATTGATCTGACCGGAGAAAAATTTCTTTTTAGAAACACTATATTGACAGATACAAAATACAAATCATCTGGGATCTTGAATGGAGTTGTCGAACACAAGAATTTTTCAGACTGGAAACTCGATTTGACCATAAATTCAAAACGTTTAGTTGCTCTAGATACAAAAGACAGCGAAGACGCAGCTTATTTTGGAACTGCGTTTATTAATGGAACTGCAACTATTAAAGGGCCTGCAGATGGCTTGTTTATAAAAGTTGACGCAAAATCCGAAAAAGGAACAGCAGTCAAAATACCAATAAATAATGCGGAGAGTGTAGGCGAGAATAGTTTTATACATTTTGTAACTCCAAAAGAAAAATACAATCTGGAAAATGGAATTATAGAAAAAACAAAAAATTACAATGGTCTTGAATTAGAATTTGATTTGGAAATCACTCCCAATGCAGAAGTTGAAGTGATTTTGGACAGAAATTCAGGTCACGGTATGAAGGGTAGAGGAAACGGAAATTTATTACTCAAAATTAATACTTTAGGAAAGTTTAATATGTGGGGGGATTTCTTGCCATTTGACGGAACCTATAATTTTAAATATGGCGGATTAATCGATAAAAAGTTTAAAATAAAAAAAGGTGGCTCTATTATTTGGGAAGGAAATCCAATGAAAGCACAATTGAATTTAGAAGCAGTTTATAAAACGGCAGCAAATCCCGCAATATTGATTGCAAATTCGAGTGTAAACAAAAAAGTAGAAGTTGATGTTGTTATTGGTATTCGCGGGGATTTGGCCAGTCCTGAGCCTGATTTTATGATTGAATTTCCAACAATTACAAGTGTATTAAAATCGGAACTTGAAACAGAATTGGCCGATAAAGACATTCGACAAACACAAGCCTTATATTTATTGTCAACAGGTAATTTTTTAAGTCCTGACGGATCAAATCAGGCTGTGGCTTCGAGTTTGTATGAAACAGCAACGAGTATGTTGGGAGATATTGTTCAATCCAAAGATGAAAAATTTGAAATGAATTTTAATATTGTTTCTCCGGATAATAGGCCAAGCACCCAAACCGATGGTCGATTTGAGGCAATAGTTTCATCCAAAGTCAATGAAAGAATAACCATAAATGGTAAAATTGGAGTTCCTTTTGGAGGTGTAAATGAATCTGCTGTTGTGGGAGATATTGATGTTAAGTATAGAATTAATGAAGATGGGACTTTTAATTTTCACGCTTTCAACAAAGAAAATGACATCAATTACGTGGGGCAGGATATTGGTTATACCCAAGGGTTAGGAATTACATACGAAGTCGATTTTGATACTTTTACAGAATTGGTTGATAAGATGTTCAAAGGAAATAAGAAATTAAAAAGTGAAGGCAAAAAAGAAAAAGTGGATAATTCAGATTCTAATTTAAATCCTGATTTTATCAATTTTTCTAAACCCAAAAGCCCAAATACCGACACTCCAAAAGTGAATCAGGACGCAACCCTTCCTGAAGAGGATTAA